The sequence GGGGCGGCGGCGAGGTCCGGTACGAGGTTGGTGCCTTGTGCGCCGGGGCTGGTGGCGTAGGTCATCAACTGGCGCGAGTAGTAGCGGGAGAAGTCCCCTACGAAGCCGCCGTAAGTGCGTTGCGGATCCCAGGAGTCGGCGGTCGTGGCGCTGACGAATTTGAGCGTGCCTCCCTTGGTGCGCGCCGGCCGCAGAACATGCCCCGAGGCAATGTCGAACTCGGCCTTGGAGACGGCCCCTTTGGCATGCGCGGCGGCGGAGGTCTTCCCCTCGTCCCGGGAGCCGTCGGACGATGATCCGCTCCACAGGGCGAGAGACGTGGACACCCCGGCAACGAGGACCGCCGAGACCGCCGCGATCGTCAGGGCCCGCGGCGATCGGAGGGTCCTGAGGCGCCCGTACCCCTCGGTGCGGGGCGCCGACTCGCGCGGTGGTGAGGACGGGGAGGGCTCGGTCGGTGCCGATGTGCCGGCCCGAGGGGGCGGATTGACCGGCTGGGGCGGTGTCGGGGGCGGCGCAGGGGGCGGTGGATCCGTACGGACGGACAGGTAGGCACGGTTCCGGGCCAGCGCGATCTGACCGCCGGTGTTGCGGTTGCGCTGCTGGGGCAGCGGGCGGGACTTGGCCGCCAGCTCGGTGTGCAGATGCCGGTACAAGGTCTGCATGTCCAGCAGCGCCGGGCCGCCGGCGATCCCCTCGGTCAGGGCGGTGATCAACTCGCCGGTGAAGGCGGTGAATTCCTCACCCGGCGGGGACAGCGCCTTCCGTGTCTCCGCGGAGGCCGCCAGCAGGGACGTACCGTCGATCAGCGCCTGGTCGGCGACCTGGCCGGTGCCGCTCATCCCGCCCAGCAGGGCGCGCCCGCTGTAGCAGCAATCCAGAATCACCACCTTGTGCCGCGCCGCGATCCGGGGGTCCAGGATCGCCCGGCGCACCCACTCGTACGGCAGCGCGCTGTACAGGCGGTCGCGGTGCGAGCCGGGGAGGGCGAGGTACAGCTCATCGCTGTCAGGGTCGGTGAGGCCGTGGCCGGCGTAGTAGACGACCAAGGTGTCGGTGACGCGCCGGGCCACCTCGCTGAGAGCGTCGAGCGCCTGCTGGGCGCTTCGGGGCTGGGACAGTGCGACGCAGTGCGACTCCGGTAACCCCCACAGCGCAGGGTCGGTGAACGCCTGCGTGAGCCCGTCCAGATTACGTGCGACGGCCGGTAAGCCCTCCAGATGCTCGTACGCATGGACACCGATGAGCAGCGCCCGGGAGGCGGCGGGATCGGGGAGGTCGGTCATGACCGCTGCCGGTCCCTGCCGGCTCCCTCGTCCCCAGCCTCTTCGTCCCCGTCTTGCCCGTCTCCGTCTCGCCCGTCCCCATCTGCCTCGTCCCCATCCTGGTCGCCGCGGGCCAGGGCGGCCACGATGCGGTGCACCGATTCCGGCGAGCCGTCCTCGACGGTGATCGTCACGCCGTCCCGTTCGATCCGTACGGGCGGCGCGGCGGAACGGGAACCGCGCCAGGTGGCGCACGCCACGACCAGTCCGCCGAGGGCGATGGCATTGGCGACGACCGCATTGATCACCTCGAACGCATCGCCCATATCGCCGGGTTGGGCCTGCCGGGGCACCAAGGAGACCTGGGCGTGCCGCACCACCTCGGGGTCCCGCCCCAGCCAGCGGTACAAGGAGGTCAGGGACCGGTCGTCGCTCTCCCCATCGGCTTGCGCATCCACGGCGATGTCGACCTGCACGCTCGCGTTCCCCTCTCTCGGGCAGGAGTTGCCGATACTAGCCAGTGTGTGAGCCCGATCACCGGCCGTACGACGTATCCGACTCACCACCTCACCCTTTGCGCACAAGGCAATGACACCTTGTCAGAAGTGCACTGGAGTCAACGGCCCACCCGCCCGACTCTGTGAGACATGACGACAACGACGGCATCAACGACAGCAACCACAACGCACGACGTCCTGGCGGTGGTGAGCCAGAGCGGCCCCGGCGTCTCCTTCTTCGACGCGGCGACCTACGCCCCCCTGGGCACCGTCGACGTGCTGAGCCAGCCCCACGAACTGTGCTACGACCCGGCCCGGCGCCTGCTGTACGCCAGCGTGACCTACCGCTCCGGCTATTACCACGACAACACCGGGCGGGCGCACGAGCTGATGGTGATCGATCCCGACGAGCGGCGGGTGATCGACACCGTCGACCTCGCCCCCGAGTGCGCACCGCACGGGATGGTCCTGGACCCGTCGGGTGACCTGCTGTGGGTCAGCGTGGAGGCGTACGGGCACGAGGAGGGCGCCCTGCTGGCGCTGGACTCGGCGTCGCGCAAGGTGGTGCGCCGGGTGCCGGTCGGAGCGCCGGGGCCGCACTGGTTCGTCCTCACTCCGGACGGCCGCCGCGCGTACACCGCGAACAAGGAGGCGCCGTACGTCTCGGTCGTGGACCTGGAGTCGGGCACGGTCACCGACCGCATCGCGGTGCCGGGCAGCGAGGGCATCGCGATGTCGGGTGACGGACGGCAGGTGTATGTGGCGGCCCCGTACGGGGGCTCCCCGGGCGGACCGGACGGGAACGCCGGGGTGCGGGTCATCGACACGGCGACGGGTGCGGTCGTACGGACGCTGCCGACCGAGGGGGTGGTCTTCCCGGTTCATGTGACGGTGACCGGTCTCGTCCTGGCAGGTGAACTGCGCACGGCCACCGGCTCGTCGGGGTCCGGCGAGCAGGCACCCGGGCTGCTGCATCTCTACGGCCCGGGCGGGGACGAGCTGCTGGGGCGGATCGCGGTGGGCGCCGTGCCCTTGACGATCACCTCGTCCCCGGACGCCCGGTACGGCTATGTCGCCGCCAGCGTCTCCAGCACCGTGACCGTGGTGGACCTGGTGCGACGGGAGCCGGTGGCGACCCTGGAGGTGCCGAAATCCGGCGTGCCCGGGGCCCATGGGATGGCCTATGTGCCGGCCCCGAGTCCGGTGGGCTGACCCGGCGGGCTGAGCCGATGGGCTGAGCAAACGGGTCGAGTCCGGCGGGGTCCCGCTACCGCATCGGGTCCGGCGCCTCGCGCTGGTGCGGTATCGCGGCCCCGTCGGACTGCTGGAAGGCCACGGTGCGCGTCGGGGCAGGAATTCTGATGCCCTCGGACCGGTAGCGCTGGTGCAGGCGCTTGATGAATTCGTGCTTGATCCGGTACTGGTCGCTGAATTCTCCGACACCGAGAATCACCGTGAAGCCGATCCGGGAGTCCCCGAACGTATGGAAACGAACGGCCGGTTCATGGTCCGGGACGGCTCCGGCGACATCCTTCATGACGCTTTTGACCACCTCGATGGTGACCCGCTCGACGTGTTCGAGATCGCTGTCGTAACCGACCCCCGCCTGCACCAGGATCGTCAGCCGCTGTTCCGGCCGGGTGAAATTGGTCATGTTGGTGCCGGACAGCTGGACGTTGGGGATGATCACCAGGTTGTTGGAAAGCTGGCGCACCACGGTGTTACGCCAATTGATATCGACCACGTAGCCTTCCTCCCCGCTGCTGAGCCGGATGTAGTCACCGGGCTGCACCGTCTTCGAGGCGAGGACGTGGACGCCGGCGAAGAGGTTGGCGAGGGTGTCCTGAAGTGCCAGGGCGACCGCGAGGCCGCCCACACCCAGCGCGGTGAGCAG is a genomic window of Streptomyces gilvosporeus containing:
- a CDS encoding mechanosensitive ion channel family protein, translated to MNRALTLHDAIVAGIALAAGIVAGLLLRAVLKWLGKHARRTRWSGDDIIVDALRSVVPWAALCAGLAAATAALPLTATVGRNIYRTLTVLLILIVTLTAARVITGLVKSLAQSRSGVAGSATIFANITRIVVLAMGVLVVLQTLGISIAPLLTALGVGGLAVALALQDTLANLFAGVHVLASKTVQPGDYIRLSSGEEGYVVDINWRNTVVRQLSNNLVIIPNVQLSGTNMTNFTRPEQRLTILVQAGVGYDSDLEHVERVTIEVVKSVMKDVAGAVPDHEPAVRFHTFGDSRIGFTVILGVGEFSDQYRIKHEFIKRLHQRYRSEGIRIPAPTRTVAFQQSDGAAIPHQREAPDPMR
- a CDS encoding YncE family protein; translated protein: MTTTTASTTATTTHDVLAVVSQSGPGVSFFDAATYAPLGTVDVLSQPHELCYDPARRLLYASVTYRSGYYHDNTGRAHELMVIDPDERRVIDTVDLAPECAPHGMVLDPSGDLLWVSVEAYGHEEGALLALDSASRKVVRRVPVGAPGPHWFVLTPDGRRAYTANKEAPYVSVVDLESGTVTDRIAVPGSEGIAMSGDGRQVYVAAPYGGSPGGPDGNAGVRVIDTATGAVVRTLPTEGVVFPVHVTVTGLVLAGELRTATGSSGSGEQAPGLLHLYGPGGDELLGRIAVGAVPLTITSSPDARYGYVAASVSSTVTVVDLVRREPVATLEVPKSGVPGAHGMAYVPAPSPVG
- a CDS encoding effector-associated constant component EACC1, with product MQVDIAVDAQADGESDDRSLTSLYRWLGRDPEVVRHAQVSLVPRQAQPGDMGDAFEVINAVVANAIALGGLVVACATWRGSRSAAPPVRIERDGVTITVEDGSPESVHRIVAALARGDQDGDEADGDGRDGDGQDGDEEAGDEGAGRDRQRS